Proteins found in one Campylobacter canadensis genomic segment:
- the nuoD gene encoding NADH dehydrogenase (quinone) subunit D: MQIPSKLKPYYENIAFEKEGSQMIINLGPQHPSSHGNLRLCLELDGEKVTKCTPMIGYMHRGMEKMAENMIYQEFIPTTDRMDYVAASANNYAYVACVEKLCGLKIPRRAQIIRMMILELNRIASHLLWLATHALDIGAMTVFLYCFREREYVMDLIEMYCGARLTHSSMRIGGCYLDLPDDYCTKVLAFCDKFINDIKDYETLLDDNRIWRLRTEGVGVVSADNALNWGCSGVMLRGSGVKWDIRKEEPYLLYDEVQFEIPVAKAGDSYARYKCYMEEFRQSLKILRQLVPMYKESSPELLCNDKEFVSASKEQILTQNYSLMQHFVLITQGLRPPKGDCYVPTESPKGELGYFIKSDGSTRPYRLKARTPSFWHCAFYEELLVGTYIADVVAIMGSTNIVLGEIDR, encoded by the coding sequence ATGCAAATACCTTCAAAATTAAAACCATATTATGAAAATATAGCCTTTGAAAAAGAAGGTTCTCAAATGATTATAAATCTAGGGCCACAACACCCTAGCTCTCACGGTAACCTTAGATTATGCTTAGAGCTTGATGGAGAAAAAGTTACAAAATGTACTCCTATGATTGGCTATATGCACCGTGGTATGGAAAAAATGGCTGAAAATATGATTTACCAAGAATTTATTCCAACCACTGATAGAATGGATTATGTTGCAGCAAGTGCAAATAATTATGCTTATGTAGCCTGTGTAGAAAAATTATGTGGCTTAAAAATACCAAGAAGAGCGCAAATTATTAGAATGATGATTTTAGAGCTAAATCGCATAGCATCTCATTTGCTTTGGCTTGCAACTCACGCACTTGATATTGGCGCAATGACTGTATTTTTATACTGCTTTAGAGAGCGTGAATATGTAATGGATTTAATTGAGATGTACTGTGGTGCTAGACTTACTCACTCATCTATGAGAATTGGCGGATGTTATTTAGATTTACCTGATGATTACTGTACGAAAGTACTTGCATTTTGCGATAAATTTATAAACGATATAAAAGACTATGAAACCTTGCTTGATGATAATAGAATTTGGCGTCTTAGAACAGAAGGCGTTGGAGTAGTAAGCGCTGATAATGCACTTAATTGGGGTTGTAGCGGAGTAATGCTAAGAGGAAGTGGGGTTAAATGGGATATTAGAAAAGAAGAACCTTATTTATTATACGATGAAGTTCAATTTGAAATTCCTGTGGCAAAGGCAGGTGATTCTTATGCAAGATATAAATGTTATATGGAAGAATTTCGCCAAAGTCTTAAAATCTTAAGACAATTAGTGCCTATGTATAAAGAAAGCTCACCAGAATTATTATGCAACGATAAAGAATTTGTAAGCGCAAGTAAAGAGCAAATTTTAACTCAAAACTATTCTTTAATGCAGCATTTTGTTTTAATTACTCAAGGTCTTCGCCCTCCAAAAGGAGATTGTTATGTACCAACAGAAAGTCCTAAAGGAGAGCTTGGATATTTTATTAAAAGTGATGGTTCTACAAGACCTTATCGTCTTAAAGCTAGAACGCCTAGCTTTTGGCATTGTGCATTTTATGAAGAATTGTTAGTAGGCACTTATATAGCTGATGTTGTTGCTATTATGGGTTCAACTAATATTGTTTTAGGGGAGATTGATAGATGA
- a CDS encoding NuoB/complex I 20 kDa subunit family protein produces the protein MAEHQLSKGMPIVLTSVDKLVSWGRSNSLWAFSYGLACCAIEMMAGGGSRYDFDRFGTIFRASPRHSDVMLVAGTLSKKHAEFTRRLYDMMPDPKWVISVGSCANTGGMFNTYSTVQGVDRIIPVDIYVPGCAPRPETFQFALMILQKKIRTQKASKKIAAKRLI, from the coding sequence ATGGCAGAGCATCAATTAAGCAAAGGAATGCCTATTGTTTTAACATCGGTTGATAAATTAGTAAGTTGGGGTAGAAGTAATTCTTTATGGGCTTTTTCATACGGACTTGCCTGTTGTGCGATTGAAATGATGGCTGGCGGCGGTTCAAGATATGATTTTGATAGATTTGGTACTATTTTTAGAGCTAGTCCAAGACATAGCGATGTAATGTTAGTTGCAGGAACTTTAAGTAAAAAACATGCAGAATTTACAAGAAGGCTTTATGATATGATGCCTGATCCTAAATGGGTTATTTCAGTTGGTTCTTGCGCTAATACAGGCGGTATGTTTAATACTTATTCAACAGTTCAAGGCGTTGATAGAATTATACCTGTAGATATTTATGTACCTGGTTGTGCTCCACGCCCTGAGACTTTTCAATTTGCCCTAATGATTTTACAAAAGAAAATTAGAACTCAAAAAGCAAGTAAAAAAATAGCTGCTAAAAGGTTGATATAA
- a CDS encoding NADH-quinone oxidoreductase subunit C, with the protein MREYKDKINAQKQDYYKDRFYHAPETKKSEVSSTNFQKILNEFKALMQINEAFIENDFLVIKINKDDNLKALNLAKDLNFLSFTELVVSDYIKDGYYLIQYLLLNLEEKLRLQIQTTCNINECLNSGVSVYKGLNWSEREAYDMLGIKIINHPNLKRLLMPDDWFEHPLKKSYPLQGDEHAQWYEIDRIFGKEYRSVVKEENRDPAFVDDKDTTKFGRIYHEVANGAQPIEIAYKQEYQEEEGVMFVKKIKRNDSKFIEGRR; encoded by the coding sequence ATGAGAGAATATAAAGATAAAATAAACGCTCAAAAACAAGATTATTATAAAGATAGATTTTACCATGCTCCTGAGACTAAAAAAAGCGAAGTAAGTTCTACAAATTTTCAAAAAATTCTTAATGAATTTAAAGCTCTAATGCAAATAAATGAAGCCTTTATTGAAAATGATTTTTTAGTTATAAAAATAAATAAAGATGATAATTTAAAAGCACTTAATCTAGCTAAAGATTTAAATTTTTTAAGTTTTACTGAATTGGTAGTTAGCGACTATATAAAAGATGGTTATTATTTAATTCAATATTTATTATTAAATTTAGAAGAAAAGCTAAGGCTGCAAATACAAACAACTTGCAATATAAATGAATGCTTAAATAGCGGCGTTAGTGTTTATAAGGGGCTTAACTGGAGTGAAAGAGAAGCTTATGATATGCTTGGAATTAAAATTATAAATCATCCAAATTTAAAAAGGTTATTAATGCCTGATGATTGGTTTGAGCATCCTCTTAAAAAATCATACCCTTTACAAGGTGATGAACACGCACAATGGTATGAGATTGATAGAATTTTTGGAAAAGAATACAGAAGCGTAGTAAAAGAAGAAAACAGAGACCCAGCTTTTGTAGATGATAAAGATACTACAAAATTCGGAAGAATTTATCACGAAGTTGCAAATGGCGCTCAACCAATTGAAATAGCATATAAGCAAGAATATCAAGAAGAAGAAGGCGTGATGTTTGTCAAGAAAATTAAAAGAAATGATAGTAAATTTATTGAAGGGAGAAGATAA
- the rpsL gene encoding 30S ribosomal protein S12, with amino-acid sequence MPTINQLVRKERKKVIVKSKSPALKDCPQRRGVCTRVYTTTPKKPNSALRKVAKVRLTTGFEVISYIGGEGHNLQEHSIVLVRGGRVKDLPGVKYHIVRGALDTAGVAKRTVSRSKYGAKRPKPGQAAAPTKGKK; translated from the coding sequence GTGCCTACCATTAATCAATTGGTTAGAAAAGAACGCAAAAAAGTGATTGTAAAATCAAAATCACCAGCGTTAAAAGATTGCCCTCAAAGAAGAGGCGTTTGTACAAGAGTTTATACTACAACTCCTAAAAAACCTAACTCAGCTTTAAGAAAGGTTGCAAAAGTTAGATTAACAACAGGATTTGAAGTTATTAGTTATATTGGTGGTGAAGGACACAACCTGCAAGAGCACAGCATTGTTTTAGTGCGTGGCGGAAGGGTTAAGGACTTACCAGGTGTTAAATATCATATCGTGCGTGGAGCATTAGATACTGCAGGTGTTGCAAAAAGAACAGTTTCTCGTTCTAAATACGGTGCTAAAAGACCAAAACCAGGTCAAGCAGCAGCTCCTACAAAAGGTAAAAAATAA
- a CDS encoding NADH-ubiquinone oxidoreductase subunit E family protein, which translates to MKRIDLRKSKDFFADLKIHLDNLACNDVLVVLFEIGDFSNVEKSFSFVYENNCELLNSLKFNQCDWTICVRKKNDN; encoded by the coding sequence ATGAAAAGGATTGACCTTAGAAAAAGCAAAGATTTTTTTGCTGATTTAAAAATACATTTAGACAACTTAGCGTGCAATGATGTGCTTGTTGTTTTATTTGAGATTGGAGATTTTTCTAATGTTGAAAAATCTTTTTCTTTTGTATATGAAAACAATTGTGAATTATTAAATTCTTTAAAATTTAATCAATGCGATTGGACAATTTGTGTAAGGAAAAAAAATGATAATTAG
- a CDS encoding NADH-quinone oxidoreductase subunit G produces MKITINGKVVNANDGDYVLQVARANDIFIPAICYLNDCSPTLACRMCMIEVDSKRSYACNTKVKEGMQILTNTKELWDERNAIMQTYCINHPLQCGVCDKSGECELQNFTHKAKVDTQSFYIKDIDRRHKDWGMLQYDPSLCIVCERCITVCKDKIGDNELKTVARGGEAPAKEFKETMSKDANAVWAKFQKSLIAPQNEESLQCQECAECVSVCPTGALINKNFQYRSNAWELSKIPASNPHSSDCELMYYDVKQKSINDNSKMIYRVSNDFHFASLSKAARFAFDIANECKFKDEKEFNHLVSLFKDGKIKNVKFNSYITNEEAYILELLRQKYSFNLVNNEALCFQNFINNFIYHAKEFYNASSNDIKKSDFIISLGSFLRNDHISLYYNINNAIVMNKGAGLNFYPIKDKKIDKISKNFINVNYNFSDEAKVLEFILQYFAKDLPSELSHLANEYEECTKEVEVKTKDEQGNEVKQIQSEIIKKSSLAKMINFDEDKLKDLLIKKNNFTLIIGADCIYNPNASYIAYLCACVQKYTNFKVFIIPPRTNTLGVSLLCKLSKEEDGFTLGYNERGDFSFSNDEHNNLLSSMLNQQEGTFTNYDKRLVPTNAALKFDGYFLNDLANALGLNAEYTIEYTKKLPLNKGFKNIDFDNLSNYYDNAGNNHRGYLLNTQEYVKNLDFQASIKEYKKFELNNDDVIVLANPIANFSKYTNKSSSFNECACLYASKNYLTKHNLKENSMVKISNENEELIVKVVLDENIENSAYLPTYDDKINPFKFFKTHRYCSLNVKEIV; encoded by the coding sequence ATGAAAATTACAATAAATGGCAAGGTTGTTAATGCAAATGATGGAGATTATGTTTTACAAGTTGCTAGAGCAAATGATATTTTCATACCTGCGATTTGTTATTTAAATGATTGCTCACCTACTTTAGCGTGTAGAATGTGTATGATTGAGGTTGATTCAAAACGCTCATACGCTTGTAACACAAAGGTAAAAGAAGGTATGCAAATACTTACAAATACAAAAGAATTATGGGATGAAAGAAATGCAATTATGCAAACTTATTGCATTAATCACCCTTTACAATGTGGAGTTTGTGATAAGAGCGGCGAATGCGAATTGCAAAATTTCACACATAAAGCAAAGGTTGATACTCAAAGTTTTTACATAAAGGATATTGATAGAAGGCATAAAGATTGGGGAATGTTGCAGTATGACCCAAGTTTATGTATTGTTTGTGAAAGATGTATTACTGTTTGCAAGGATAAAATAGGCGATAACGAGTTAAAAACAGTAGCAAGAGGGGGCGAGGCACCTGCAAAAGAATTTAAAGAAACAATGAGCAAGGACGCAAATGCTGTTTGGGCTAAGTTTCAAAAAAGCCTTATTGCACCACAAAATGAAGAAAGTTTGCAGTGTCAAGAATGTGCTGAATGCGTTAGCGTTTGCCCTACTGGCGCTTTAATTAACAAAAATTTTCAATATCGCTCAAACGCTTGGGAATTAAGTAAAATACCTGCTAGCAATCCACATAGTAGCGATTGTGAATTAATGTATTATGATGTAAAGCAAAAAAGCATAAATGATAATTCTAAAATGATTTATAGAGTATCAAATGATTTTCATTTTGCTTCATTAAGCAAAGCTGCTCGTTTTGCCTTTGATATTGCTAATGAATGCAAGTTTAAAGATGAAAAAGAATTTAATCATTTAGTATCTTTATTTAAAGATGGCAAGATTAAAAATGTAAAATTTAATAGCTACATAACAAACGAAGAAGCTTATATTTTAGAGCTTTTAAGACAAAAATATTCATTTAACTTAGTAAATAATGAAGCTTTATGTTTTCAGAATTTTATAAATAATTTTATCTATCACGCAAAAGAATTTTATAACGCAAGTAGCAATGATATTAAAAAGTCTGATTTTATTATTAGCCTTGGTTCTTTTTTAAGAAATGACCATATTTCTTTATATTACAATATAAATAATGCTATTGTTATGAATAAGGGTGCTGGGCTTAATTTTTATCCTATTAAAGATAAGAAAATTGATAAAATATCTAAGAATTTTATTAATGTTAATTATAATTTTAGCGATGAGGCTAAGGTTTTAGAATTTATTTTACAATATTTTGCAAAAGACTTGCCAAGCGAACTTTCACATTTAGCAAATGAATATGAAGAATGCACAAAAGAAGTTGAAGTAAAAACAAAAGATGAACAAGGCAACGAAGTAAAGCAAATTCAAAGCGAAATAATTAAAAAATCAAGCCTAGCAAAAATGATTAATTTTGATGAAGATAAATTAAAAGATTTATTAATCAAAAAAAATAACTTTACCTTAATAATTGGTGCTGATTGTATTTATAATCCAAACGCTAGTTATATCGCTTATTTATGTGCTTGTGTTCAAAAATACACAAATTTTAAAGTATTTATAATCCCACCACGCACAAACACCTTAGGGGTTAGCTTGTTATGCAAACTAAGCAAAGAAGAAGATGGATTTACTTTAGGTTACAATGAAAGGGGAGATTTTTCTTTTTCTAATGATGAGCATAATAACCTTTTAAGCTCAATGCTAAATCAGCAAGAAGGTACTTTTACAAACTATGATAAAAGATTAGTGCCTACGAATGCAGCCCTTAAATTTGATGGTTATTTTTTAAATGACTTAGCAAATGCTTTAGGTTTAAATGCTGAATATACAATTGAATATACAAAAAAATTACCTTTAAATAAAGGCTTTAAAAATATAGATTTTGATAATTTAAGCAATTATTATGACAATGCTGGAAATAACCACAGAGGCTACTTACTAAACACTCAAGAATATGTAAAAAATCTTGATTTTCAAGCAAGTATAAAAGAATATAAAAAATTTGAATTAAACAATGATGATGTAATTGTTTTAGCAAATCCAATTGCTAATTTTAGTAAATATACAAATAAATCAAGCTCTTTTAATGAATGTGCATGTTTATACGCAAGTAAAAACTATCTAACTAAACATAATTTAAAAGAAAATTCAATGGTTAAAATCAGCAATGAAAATGAAGAACTAATTGTAAAAGTAGTACTTGATGAAAACATAGAAAATTCAGCTTATTTACCAACTTACGATGATAAAATCAATCCTTTTAAATTCTTTAAAACTCATCGTTATTGCAGCTTAAATGTAAAGGAGATTGTATGA
- a CDS encoding NAD(P)H-quinone oxidoreductase subunit 3, protein MSHSTLEGQYFGVFAMLVIATALFFALVFLAKTIGNNYAAKNRKKLGLSSYECGPLPQKQANKINSQFFIFALIFILFDIEVIFMYPWALMYKHLGLFALIEMLCFFILLLVGFIYAFKKGALQWQSIN, encoded by the coding sequence ATGTCGCATTCTACATTAGAAGGGCAGTATTTTGGTGTATTTGCAATGCTTGTTATAGCTACTGCTTTGTTTTTTGCTCTTGTATTTTTAGCAAAAACAATAGGTAATAATTATGCAGCAAAAAATAGAAAAAAATTAGGCTTATCATCTTATGAGTGTGGTCCTTTACCACAAAAACAAGCTAATAAAATAAATTCACAATTTTTCATTTTTGCACTTATTTTTATATTGTTTGATATAGAAGTTATTTTTATGTATCCTTGGGCGCTTATGTATAAGCATTTAGGGCTATTTGCACTTATTGAAATGCTGTGCTTTTTTATTTTATTATTAGTTGGTTTTATTTATGCGTTTAAAAAAGGAGCTTTACAATGGCAGAGCATCAATTAA
- a CDS encoding DUF5718 family protein translates to MIDLKECLILGVVGNYAKHLEQAKEEEFFKSLKVDKNKPKGIFVIYSKDCNSFLNRFCVDNTYLTYKDNLQAEAELALLCEAEYKNNLLSSLKVTHFCAFNDASLRIDENFISKKKNFSTSSKACGNFIEFTNFDDLAKYNISSFVYKDNNEYEYGSKESVKDYLCYADELLEWICKNVNEQKNEASLEELLPYFKNQPKHILISIGATPYSEYALNNSLKVGDKIKIIVSNNINKSELIQEIKL, encoded by the coding sequence ATGATTGATTTAAAAGAATGCTTAATTTTAGGCGTAGTTGGCAATTATGCAAAACATTTAGAACAAGCAAAAGAAGAAGAATTTTTTAAAAGTTTAAAAGTTGATAAAAATAAACCAAAAGGAATTTTTGTAATATATTCAAAAGATTGTAATAGTTTTTTAAATAGATTTTGTGTAGATAACACTTATCTTACATATAAAGATAATCTCCAAGCAGAAGCAGAATTAGCGCTTTTATGCGAAGCAGAGTATAAAAACAATTTATTATCTTCATTAAAGGTTACACATTTTTGTGCATTTAACGATGCTAGTTTAAGAATAGACGAAAATTTTATTAGCAAAAAAAAGAATTTCTCAACTAGCTCAAAGGCTTGTGGAAATTTCATAGAATTTACAAATTTTGATGATTTAGCAAAATACAACATTAGCTCTTTTGTATATAAAGATAATAATGAATACGAATATGGAAGTAAAGAGAGTGTAAAAGATTATTTATGCTATGCTGATGAATTGCTAGAATGGATTTGTAAGAATGTAAATGAGCAAAAAAATGAAGCCTCTTTAGAAGAGCTATTGCCTTATTTTAAAAATCAACCAAAGCATATTTTAATTAGCATTGGCGCAACTCCTTATAGTGAATATGCTTTAAATAATTCCTTAAAAGTAGGAGATAAGATAAAAATTATAGTTTCAAACAATATAAATAAATCAGAACTTATACAAGAAATAAAATTATAA
- a CDS encoding HAD family hydrolase, which produces MIIFFDLDGTLIDSTQAIINSLELALKDYGYSFVDSKEAKRLIGISTEDMFSTLGVKDEDIKNIVSAYRTHYAKFYVSHTHILNGAKEAVLLAHKNNATIGLVTTKSYDFSKKILENYGLDKYFSVIVGGDEVSKCKPNAEPILKALTRLKLNDLRCENYLSKEELQKEFDFNKIYMIGDTTNDTKAAKNAGVNALVTLFEYAPSDVMKDEGVLVFNTPLECVEHIFSK; this is translated from the coding sequence ATGATTATTTTTTTTGATTTAGATGGCACATTAATTGATTCAACTCAAGCTATAATAAATAGCCTTGAACTTGCTTTAAAAGATTACGGATATTCTTTTGTAGATAGCAAAGAAGCAAAAAGATTAATTGGAATTTCAACCGAAGATATGTTTAGCACACTTGGAGTTAAAGATGAAGATATTAAAAATATCGTAAGTGCCTATAGAACGCATTATGCTAAATTTTATGTAAGTCATACTCATATTTTAAATGGTGCTAAAGAAGCTGTTTTGTTAGCTCATAAAAATAATGCCACAATAGGTTTAGTAACAACTAAATCTTATGATTTTTCTAAGAAAATATTAGAAAATTACGGCTTAGATAAGTATTTTAGCGTTATTGTTGGCGGAGATGAAGTTAGCAAATGCAAACCTAATGCAGAACCTATTTTAAAGGCCTTAACAAGATTAAAATTAAATGATTTGCGTTGTGAGAATTATTTAAGTAAAGAAGAGCTACAAAAAGAATTTGATTTTAACAAAATTTATATGATAGGCGATACCACAAACGATACAAAGGCTGCAAAAAACGCTGGGGTAAATGCTTTAGTAACTCTTTTTGAATATGCGCCAAGTGATGTTATGAAAGATGAAGGTGTGCTAGTATTTAATACTCCACTTGAATGCGTAGAGCATATATTTTCTAAATAA
- the rpsG gene encoding 30S ribosomal protein S7, with translation MRRRRAQVREVLADPIYGSKVITKFINSLMYDGKKSVATQIMYGAIDYIGNKNKEVKGIDVFNDAIENVKPVLEIKARRVGGATYQVPVEVRPARQQALAIRWIILNARKRSERTMIEKLAGELMDAANSKGAAFKKKEDTYKMAEANKAFAHYRW, from the coding sequence ATGAGAAGAAGAAGAGCACAAGTTAGAGAAGTTCTAGCTGACCCTATTTATGGTAGTAAAGTGATTACAAAGTTTATAAATTCACTTATGTATGATGGTAAAAAATCAGTAGCAACTCAAATTATGTATGGTGCTATTGATTACATTGGTAATAAAAATAAAGAAGTTAAAGGTATTGATGTTTTTAATGATGCTATTGAAAATGTTAAGCCTGTTTTAGAAATTAAAGCTCGTCGTGTTGGTGGAGCTACTTATCAAGTTCCAGTTGAAGTTCGCCCAGCTAGACAACAAGCTTTAGCAATCCGCTGGATTATTTTAAATGCTAGAAAAAGAAGTGAAAGAACTATGATTGAAAAACTAGCAGGTGAGTTAATGGATGCAGCAAATAGTAAAGGTGCAGCATTCAAGAAAAAAGAAGATACTTATAAAATGGCAGAAGCTAACAAAGCATTTGCACACTATAGATGGTAA
- the fusA gene encoding elongation factor G, translating into MSRKTPLSKVRNIGIAAHIDAGKTTTSERILFFTGVSHKIGETHEGTATMDWMAQEQERGITITSAATTCFWKEHQINLIDTPGHVDFTIEVERSMRVLDGAVAVFCSVGGVQPQSETVWRQANKYGVPRIVFVNKMDRVGANFYNVESQIKNRLKANPIPIQIPIGAEDTFRGVVDLVKMVAYVWEDDKTPTNYTEIEIPAEVMEKAQEYRTKLVEAVAETSEELMEKYLGGEELSIEEIKKGIKAGCLDLSMIPMCCGTAFKNKGVQPLLDAVVDYLPAPDEVADIRGEYEDGSEISVKSTDDGEFAGLAFKIMTDPFVGQLTFVRVYRGKLESGSYVYNSTKDKKERIGRLLKMHSNKREEIKELYAGEIGAIVGLKDTLTGDTLASEEDKVILERMEFPDPVISVAVEPKTKADQEKMGIALNKLAQEDPSFRVSTDEESGQTIISGMGELHLEIIVDRMLREFKVEAEVGKPQVAYRETIRKAVEQEYKYAKQSGGRGQYGHVFLRLEPMEAGSGYEFVNDIKGGVVPKEYIPAVDKGIQEALQSGVLAGYPVEDVKVTLFDGSYHEVDSSEMAFKLAASMGFKEGARKAGAVILEPIMKVEVETPEDYMGDVIGDLNKRRGQVNSMDERGGNKIIAAFCPLAEMFGYSTDLRSQTQGRATYSMEFDHYSEVPKNVSEEIIKQRNM; encoded by the coding sequence ATGTCAAGAAAAACTCCTTTATCTAAAGTTAGAAATATCGGTATTGCAGCGCATATTGATGCTGGTAAAACAACTACATCTGAAAGAATTTTATTCTTTACAGGTGTTTCTCATAAAATTGGTGAAACACACGAAGGTACAGCAACAATGGACTGGATGGCACAAGAGCAAGAGCGTGGTATTACAATTACTTCAGCTGCTACAACTTGCTTTTGGAAAGAACATCAAATTAACTTAATTGACACCCCAGGCCACGTTGATTTTACTATTGAAGTTGAAAGATCAATGCGTGTTTTAGATGGTGCAGTTGCGGTATTTTGTTCTGTTGGTGGGGTTCAACCACAAAGTGAAACAGTTTGGAGACAAGCAAATAAATACGGAGTTCCAAGAATAGTATTTGTAAATAAAATGGATAGAGTTGGAGCAAATTTTTATAATGTTGAAAGTCAAATTAAAAATCGCTTAAAAGCAAACCCTATTCCAATTCAAATTCCAATTGGTGCTGAAGATACATTCCGTGGTGTTGTAGATTTAGTAAAAATGGTTGCTTATGTTTGGGAAGATGATAAAACTCCTACAAACTATACAGAAATAGAAATTCCAGCTGAAGTAATGGAAAAAGCACAAGAATATCGCACAAAATTAGTTGAAGCAGTTGCTGAAACTAGTGAAGAATTAATGGAAAAATACCTAGGCGGAGAAGAATTAAGCATAGAGGAAATTAAAAAGGGTATTAAGGCTGGTTGTTTAGATTTATCTATGATTCCAATGTGCTGCGGTACAGCGTTTAAAAATAAAGGTGTTCAACCTTTACTTGATGCGGTTGTTGATTACTTACCAGCTCCAGACGAAGTTGCTGACATTCGTGGTGAGTATGAAGATGGTAGTGAAATTAGTGTTAAATCAACTGATGATGGTGAATTTGCAGGACTTGCATTTAAAATTATGACAGACCCATTTGTTGGACAACTTACTTTCGTGCGTGTTTATCGTGGTAAGCTTGAAAGCGGTTCTTATGTTTATAATTCAACTAAAGATAAGAAAGAAAGAATTGGTCGTTTATTAAAAATGCACTCTAATAAAAGAGAAGAAATTAAAGAACTTTATGCAGGTGAAATTGGCGCTATAGTTGGGCTTAAAGATACATTAACAGGAGATACACTAGCAAGTGAAGAAGATAAAGTAATTCTTGAAAGAATGGAATTCCCTGACCCAGTTATTTCAGTTGCAGTTGAGCCAAAAACTAAGGCTGACCAAGAAAAAATGGGTATTGCTTTAAATAAACTTGCACAAGAAGACCCAAGCTTTAGAGTTTCAACTGATGAAGAAAGCGGACAAACTATTATTTCAGGTATGGGAGAATTACACCTTGAAATTATTGTTGATAGAATGCTTCGTGAATTTAAAGTTGAAGCAGAAGTAGGTAAGCCGCAAGTTGCATATCGTGAAACTATTAGAAAAGCAGTTGAACAAGAATATAAATATGCAAAACAATCAGGTGGTCGTGGTCAGTACGGACATGTATTCTTACGCCTTGAGCCAATGGAAGCAGGTAGTGGATACGAATTTGTTAATGATATTAAAGGTGGGGTTGTTCCAAAAGAATATATTCCAGCAGTTGATAAAGGTATTCAAGAAGCATTACAAAGCGGTGTTTTAGCTGGTTATCCTGTTGAAGATGTTAAAGTTACACTTTTTGATGGAAGTTACCACGAAGTGGATTCATCTGAAATGGCATTTAAACTTGCTGCATCAATGGGCTTTAAAGAAGGTGCAAGAAAAGCAGGAGCGGTTATACTTGAGCCTATTATGAAGGTTGAAGTTGAAACTCCTGAAGATTATATGGGTGATGTTATTGGTGATTTAAATAAACGCCGTGGTCAGGTAAATAGTATGGATGAGCGTGGCGGAAATAAAATTATTGCAGCATTTTGCCCTTTAGCTGAAATGTTTGGCTATTCAACTGACCTTAGAAGTCAAACTCAAGGTCGTGCAACTTATTCAATGGAATTTGACCATTATAGTGAAGTTCCAAAAAATGTTTCTGAAGAAATTATTAAACAAAGAAATATGTAA